The genomic window tttagacataaaaagaaaaatgttgcaTTTGATGATTCTAAGTGTTTTTATCatatgcataaaattttagtaagaagatggaataTAAACAATAACCCTTTGCACATATGGCACTctccttaaatcccaaatatgATGGAAAAACATGGTTGACAAGAGGTAATGGTtgtgttcctcctaatcgagatTCAAAAATATCGAATAATAGGAAGATATATTTGAGAAAACTATTTTCTGATTCTCATCAATTGAAGATAATGAATAGTGAGTTTGCAAGCTTCTTTGATAGAAGAAGTGACTCATTGCAAGgtgcaatggcaagagatgaagaagatcctgttaatTGGTGGATATGTTTCAATGCTAAATCTTCAACAACTTGtgttgaagttattatctcaacctaCAACCTCTTATTGTTGTGAAAGAAActggagcacttattctcaaattcacaacattaagagaaataagctaactagtaagTGAGCaaaagatttagtttatgtccactccaacctatGCTTACTTTCATGTACTTCAGAtgattacaggtatttctttctttatctttgatatgtatacctatgtatattatattggttgtttaaagttaatattaacttaaatcGTATTGGTtttacaggtatttctttctttatctttgatatgtatacatatgtatattatattggTTGTTTAAAGTTAACATTAACTTAAATCGTATTggttttgttgcaacttgcagttcatGATCATCCAAGCATTGGGATGTTAACCCAGAGGACGTTGATGtagaacttgaaggagaacatgatttgcatgttcTTAATATGGACCTTACAAAACatgttgttccttctaatcttgatgatgcaactgaGGAGAATCAACAAAGCtgatatattttgtatgttaattactttcATACTTTGTTTAGTAGTATTCATaagttttggatcatgatttattaatatgtgtgtgtgtgtgtgtgtgtgtgtgtgtgtgtacggccgtacccccacacccaagctttttgaaaatggtttgcaccggcacccgtacccgtacctatgtgataAGTTTCTCAATATATAGTTGATAAGTTAAACTTAGAGAGTGAGGAACTACCCCATCCTTAttagttgtggtttaagaaggaaaatgaagtcCCTATCACCCATACGTACTTAGTGAAAATTTCCATGGGAAACTACTAACATGATAAGGTTTGGTGTGGCAAAAGGGCTATGACTGCCAGTCATATTTTATTAGGACATTTGAGGTAGTATGTCTGTACGACTATTCACAATGGTCACAGAAACACTTATGGTTTCAAGTTTAGAGGGGAAAAAGATTGTTCTGCTACCTAGTAGGGAGTTTAGTTCCATTAGAGGGAAGGATTCTGATAAGGCATCAAACATTGTCGGTCTATCTTATAGAGATTATCATGATTGATTGGCGGGTTTATTAGTTATTACCCTATTGTAAATGAAACATGAGACTTACAATGTGCTCAGAACGGTCACATGCCCTGGTAGAACCTTGTCGACAACTCATGCAGGTGATGCACTTCTAGTAGTAGATTTTGTTTCAATACTACTTTCGCAAGTCGGGGACACCTGTGCACCTACGCACGGTGGCCCAAAGGGCAATCTCTACATCGCGGCTCACCTGTATAACGACAGCACTATCTCATTCATCAAGATTCACGAGCCAAATGTTTCGACCCAGGGAGAATGATGTAGTGTGGTCTAGTGGTAGGTCGGATCGcatattcagatttagttaAGCTTTGTAGTTCGTTTTATTTGGCATTGATGTTCTGGAGGTTTTGGACTTTTTTGTTTAGTAGATCTGATATCCAATTCAGACTAGGGCTTAGGCCTCTTAAAAAGacctattttcttttgtttagtaCTATAATAATGCTTTTCCCTTCGTTCTTTGTTTTCTAGTGTTTTTTCTCGTGTGGATTAGAGTGAAGAACCataatcactatatatatatatataaatgtttgtgtgtgcatgtttgCATTTGTACAATCAGCCGTAACCCACCTCtggaggatatatatatatatatatataatatttgtgtgtgcatgtttgCGTTTGTACAATCAGCGGTAACCCACCTCTGGAggatatatataatgtttgtGTGTCCATGTTTGCATTTGTACAATCAGCCGTAACCCACCTCTGGAGGACACATGCTAAGACTTTGACACAAGTAACAGTGTGTATCCTTTTAGCCATCTGAAGCATGTATTTCCTTAGTGCATCGTGGACAAGCTGACCTTTTTCCTGGGGATTTTTTGGCTTCCTAGGACCTTTCATCTATTAAATGCGGTGATCAAGTACGGATGCATAGGAACCGGTAAAAatctctcttctccttcctcttcttcttcttgctcttctatttttcaACAGGGAACTGTTGCTGCCTCTCTGCTTGCAATCTGGAGCCGCTGTTGAACATATTGTGCAGGCGACGACTTTCTTCATGCCTCCAATCCACTGCCACTTCACTTGATCCAACATTATGACcgagcttttttctttttctagaagTAAATTTGAATGATATTGACATTCGTTACACCTGGTTAGTCTCGTTGCATGAACCGCAGAAACTGCTGTGCCCAATCAATCTGGTTATCCTCATCGCACTCATTATTGTAGCGGAGTACCATACGTTTTCTTCCTAGGTGCCATGCTCCTCTGTTACTATCTGAATCTTCCAGTTCATGTGCATAAATTTTCATAATCTTTTATCCCTGGATTTGAgcattaaagttttttttagtGGCATGAACTGAGTCAATGTCCGACCAGTACAACTGATACTATATCAGTATAGTATCACGCACAATCTATCTTGCACACGTCAAAGCATAGGGGTTCTAGTGTAAGATTCATGCCAGCTGTGCTCAAACTTGAGACTTATTGAGGTCAGGCACTTGTCTTTGGCTGCTCTATAATAATGGAATACCTAGGCTTTGAATGTAGAATGTATCTCTTAGGTTATGTTATCTTTTCCTGACAGAAAACTTGCTCTCCTCCATATTCTTCAGCCACATAGACGCCTTTACACTTATTGCATTTATGACCTCTTATATTTGCATGTCTAGGTAGTTCATGTTCTTGCTTCAAAAGGGATGACTGTGGTTCCATTTGAGCTAAACTACTTGGTGGATTCTGTTCAGTCCATACTGAACATCACTATGGACGCTGATATGTTAAGTCATTTTGATGAGTGGCAACGTGCACGCGATGATAAGAAGTGTGAACCTCTAGATGAATGGCCTGTGGAACTGCGCCGTGCACGTCTCATTCCGGCTGTGGACTACTTGCAGGTGCATGTTTGCTTATACAATTTAGAATCTCAATCTCTTAATAAGACGTGACTGCTGCTTCTTTTAATCTTATATATTAACATTATAGTATGTTAAGGTAATTAAATAATTTCACACATTTTCAGGCACGCGGGCACGAGGTAGGTTGATTAAGGAGATCCAGGAGAGCTTCACAGTCGATGCATTTATAGTAAATGCTACTGACTGGGAGAAAGTTTGTCTGGGCAACCTGGTGGGAATGCCACTAGTGGTTGTTCCAACTGGATTCAAGAACATCACGGATCCACCAAAGAGTGGCACAAGGCGTCGAACTACCATCAGAACTGGCATATATGCACCACCTAATCATCATTCTGTGGTATTCTTCCGGCCCAAAAACTAGGTTGTGTTTGCAAGCACATTCTGCAGTATTTGCTAGGCATATTCTTTAAACAAGGTTGGTTATCGATGAAACGAGCATCAGCTGATCGCCATAACCATCTTTTCTGCGGATCTTGGGTCTACGTCtagattttttcttataaaaaggaaaaaaactatCATGTATTCTGTTGGCTTGTTTTCATGTATGAGAACTCCTTGTTTCCTCCTTTCGTGTCCCTACCGGCCCTGTTtaattgttgatttttgaaagACAGTTTTCTGAAATCAAAGGGTTCTTTCGAAATCAAAAGGTTCTGGGGCTTACTAGGATCTATCTCTTTTTATCCCGCAGTCCTATGTATCATGCATACAACTTCACATTCTGTTTACGAGTCTTTAATTTTAGGCAGGCCTTAGCATTGGCAATGACGTATCAGTCGGTCATGGACCACCACGAACAACGCCCACCTATTGATGATCTTGGACCAGGAGATCAGCTTGAAGCCCACCAGTAGGTTAATATCACCGTAGTTTTTGGTGAAGGCAAACGTCTACTTATTATTTGTCTCGTGATGGGTTCTTCTGGCGAGCAAATTCGGTGGTTTATTAGGGAAACGACCCCCACGGAATTACTCCATCTCCCGGAGTAGATACGTTTTGTACTTGCCTTTTGTTTGTCGGAAATTTGGAGGCTATCAGTCCTTCAAGGTGCTCATCTTGTTGAAGCATCCGCTGGAGAAGCATGGAGAGTGCATCCCGATTAACACATATGTCTAATGGCATGTAAAAAGCATTTCAATAATATTTTACTTTTCTGCatacatttgaatttggatcttatCGTCATCCTTGGATCAGTTAATTCTCTTCAAAAGGGATGGAAAGCTTTTGTCATGGCCAAGCAAGCCAGTTGTTACTTCAAGATGAACTTTTCGCAATGATTTTTTCCAAACATTTGCATTCTTGCAAAACGACCTTTGGGATACCAAATCCATAGAGCGTCCTCGTTCTCCCTTGACATAAATCTGCTATGAATCTGGCCTAACCCACCTTGATATTAGTAAAGGTCCAAAGTTCTGTACATTTTTTAGCAGTCTTGACTGGTTGGACTGGCTCACATacgttcaaacactaaaagagAGTTTGATGATAAAACCATTTTATTCTTAAAACACGTTCCATGTCTTTAGAAATATGCAGTCttggaaaatattttccttatcaAACGCTTTTTAAAGAGACGGCATGTTATCAAATGTTTTCTAAAGTGAGTATCACGTCGTCGTTACAAGAAATGGCGAAAAATCAATTGGTGAATACAATGTCATATAAGACTGAGTAACCAAAAATGCTCCACTGTAGCACTTGATTCAGCTAATAGTGGCGAGGCTGTGCTCGACATAAACGCAAATTTGCATCTTCTATAGCTTGgtaagaaaatatatttgatagATTCTAAAGAAAGGAATTTAAATAGGTATTTTCCCTGTTTAACTGTGTCAGAGATAGTGCATTAAATCCCTTTCTTAGTAGCAAATGGGATTAGGCAGATCCCTGTCAGGTTAATCTATATCTCAACAAAAAAGTACCTTTCCCAGGTTAATTTGGTGCAAAGATGGTCTTAAGAgaacaagcaagaaaatgaaTTATTGTCTGGATTAAACAACAGAGAAGCATAAACATCCGCAACTATGATAGTGATTTAGGATAAAGTGATTCTTTTCACATATGCAATCATGTGTTCAACAGTATCCAACATTCCAACACAAGTAATAGTTATCAACGTGATCAGATTATGCTAATTCTACCATGGGCGCTCTGCATAGCTGGATTCATAACAGCCATACTTCAGAACCAGTAGCCGATATCAAAGACGCACCGAAAACCATGGATTCTTTGTTTGACAACTTGCATTTGCAACACTACAATAAAAAGTAGGTAGCGTAGGCCTGAATGTGGTTTCTAGTGCAAAGAATAGCCTTACGACAAACCATATTTTATTAAGTGTACTGACGAAACCTTGTTACTTTCTCGTAGAAAGTACGATGAGAGAGAATCACAATGTCTACTAGCTATTAACCGGCAACAAGTTATTTCTGACCTTTTATGTGCAAGGCATTGCAGTTGTATTTTTCTGCTGGCTGTTCTCCTTGCGTTTATTAGCCACCATCTCTCCATTGATACTGGAATTCAAAATGGACTGCATTTCCCTTCTCTTTACAAGAGAAGGTTTGCATGTGGAAAGTGGAAACGCCAAGCTAATTAGCCTCCTTAATTAACGATGTAGCAATGCCCGAAACCTTATGGCCCCTCTGTTAGAGGACCAAACCAGAGTATCAAGATGTGGAGAACACAGACAAGCCCCAGTCGATGTATAAGCATTTTCCCCTGTTAGCCGACCAATTAAGGGAATCATTCTTAGTGCTTTTATTTCATCTGGAAATGTCGACACTGCAACTCCTAATTCAATTCAATGAAGTCAAGCTTCATGCTTATTGCTTTCATATGAATGGGACGTTCCCCCATAACCCAATTCTCATCTAGAAAGGAAACGGCATGTAAGAACACCCTCTATGCCAACAGAAAGTCCACAGAGGCATGTCCTTTCGCTCTAGATTGCACGATTTGCTAGCCTTCCATTTCAAGCAAAGCAGCAGCAACCATGATCTCAGACGACCAACAAATTTGTAATTGACAATTCAGTAAGTGGGTTTCTGCCTCTTCCTTTGATGGCGCGCAGCATGAAAACCTTGTGAATGCGGTGAATTTAAGAGAGCCGTAGGGAGGGCAGACCCAGAAGATTTCAGAACATTGATTAATTCCTTAAATAAGTTTTTATCCTCCTCATTGATGAAAACAATGGCCACTCCATTAATGCCCAATCTGGAAGCTCTCCCAATCTGATGCACATATTCCTGCATTGAGCTGGGCATGTCAAAGATTATGACTTGCCTTACCTTTAGCATATCAACGCCGCGTCCTAATACCCCTGTTGCAACAAGTACAGAAACCTCCCCCGTCAGAAACAGTTTTAGGTTTTCTCTCCTCTCACTCATTGTCTTGTCCCCATGTACTGCCACGGCTCTCAAACCACTCGTGACAGTGATGGCCTCACATAGAAGGTCAGCCCCCATTTTGGAGCCCACAAAGACCACAGCTGGTGGCTTAAAATGCTGCTTGCTTGCTAATATATCGAATAACTTTTGCTTTTTATGCTTGGTTTCTACccaaatcacaatttgtttcaCGGTTTCCCTTGGCTTTCCAGGTTCCCCAGAAGAGATGCGGAGCAAATCTTTAGGCATCGTACCTAATGTCCTCTCTATATCTTGTGGTATTGTGGCAGAGAACATCATTAGTTGGGGTTGCGACAGTGCATGAATCACCTGCATCACCTCATCACGGAACCCTCTCTGAAGCATGCAGTCCACCTCATCCAAAACCAGAATCCCTACTTCATCCAGTTCAATATCCTGCTTGGTTAGGAGATCTATCAGGCGACCGGCAGTAGCAATGATCAGTTCTATACCTTGCTGAATCCTATAGATTTGTCCAGCGATGGGATCACCACCAACAATCAGTGCTGTCTTGAATGGCAGACCCTTTCCAAGTACCTTAGCTAGTTCCTCAACTTGTGCACACAACTCCCTCGTGGGCGCTAAAACAATTGCTAAgggtttcttcttttgagagGGGTGCTGAAGACGAAATTTTGCACAGCGGGAAATAAGAGGTACCAGAAAAGATGCAGTTTTCCCTGATCCAGTTTCAGATGAAACGAGTAGATTTCTACCCATGAAAGCAGCAGGGATAACCTGCATTTGAATTGGTGTTGGTATGACATAGCCTGCGGCTTCCAGGTTGCTCTGCAGCTTCAGTGGAAGTTCATGAGTGGAGAATGACAAAATTGGTGGAGGAACTGAATCTCCCGTAACATGTATGTCAATCCTGTACTTCAGGGATTCAATCTGGGTACCCTTAAAACATGTACTATTTGGCCCAGTATCTTTTATATAAAAGCACTCATCAAGTGCAGGAACTTTTATAGGGGAAGCGCTAATTTTGATTGGTTTGATAGAATTGGAATGATGCCTGGCAAGAACAACTTGTTTACACTCGAGGCTGCAAATATCATCTTCTGTTGCATCACAAATGTATTCACCATAACGGCCACAAACAGTACAGCGTGGCTCTGCTGGCAATGCTTCCCTCTGATCCTGGCACCTTGTTTTCACCGAACTTGCTGCATCATGCACACAAATTTGATAAGTGACCTGCTATTCAATGCCAGAACTAAAACCACCCATCACATTATTAATAATCTCCACAAGTTCCTTTGACGTCTCCTATCAAAATCTACTAAGCTGAAGCCACATGAACAAATTATAAATGGCGCAAATTGGTGTTTGCTTGCTCCATTTATTAAACAGCCTAAAGAGGCAGCGCATACAATTTGCTCAATGTTTCCAAAGTTCCTTAGGTGTACAATAATAAAACCATTTCACCAAAAAGGTTTACATCTCCTAATTTCACGATGGATCAGCTTAATTGGTATTTAAAGTTCTAAACT from Nymphaea colorata isolate Beijing-Zhang1983 chromosome 6, ASM883128v2, whole genome shotgun sequence includes these protein-coding regions:
- the LOC116256417 gene encoding uncharacterized protein LOC116256417 isoform X1 encodes the protein MTPFLMLKITKTQQSPRPQRLKYGSPSPDLGVFFSNQHLSILFLRQPSPIVRQPLPLTGGRTFHLLNAVIKYGCIGTETAVPNQSGYPHRTHYCSGVPYVFFLVHVLASKGMTVVPFELNYLVDSVQSILNITMDADMLSHFDEWQRARDDKKCEPLDEWPVELRRARLIPAVDYLQARGHEVG
- the LOC116256417 gene encoding uncharacterized protein LOC116256417 isoform X2 encodes the protein MTPFLMLKITKTQQSPRPQRLKYGSPSPDLGVFFSNQHLSILFLRQPSPIVRQPLPLTGGRTFHLLNAVIKYGCIGTVHVLASKGMTVVPFELNYLVDSVQSILNITMDADMLSHFDEWQRARDDKKCEPLDEWPVELRRARLIPAVDYLQARGHEVG
- the LOC116256426 gene encoding DEAD-box ATP-dependent RNA helicase 41-like, translated to MGVRNDNTQSEQTVEALSASSVKTRCQDQREALPAEPRCTVCGRYGEYICDATEDDICSLECKQVVLARHHSNSIKPIKISASPIKVPALDECFYIKDTGPNSTCFKGTQIESLKYRIDIHVTGDSVPPPILSFSTHELPLKLQSNLEAAGYVIPTPIQMQVIPAAFMGRNLLVSSETGSGKTASFLVPLISRCAKFRLQHPSQKKKPLAIVLAPTRELCAQVEELAKVLGKGLPFKTALIVGGDPIAGQIYRIQQGIELIIATAGRLIDLLTKQDIELDEVGILVLDEVDCMLQRGFRDEVMQVIHALSQPQLMMFSATIPQDIERTLGTMPKDLLRISSGEPGKPRETVKQIVIWVETKHKKQKLFDILASKQHFKPPAVVFVGSKMGADLLCEAITVTSGLRAVAVHGDKTMSERRENLKLFLTGEVSVLVATGVLGRGVDMLKVRQVIIFDMPSSMQEYVHQIGRASRLGINGVAIVFINEEDKNLFKELINVLKSSGSALPTALLNSPHSQGFHAARHQRKRQKPTY